AGCACCTGCCCCCTCTCCACCTCCTCCTTCCCTATCCCCCTCAACAGCACCCCTACATTGTCCCCCGCTATCGCATCGTCCAGTATCTTCCTGAACATCTCCAAACTCGTTGCCACCGTCTTCCTAGTCGGCGTAAATCCCACTATCTCCACCTCATCCCCTGCCTTTATCTTCCCCCTCTCTACCCGCCCAGTCACCACCGTCCCCCTACCTGATATCGTAAATACATCCTCTATCGCCATCAAATACGGCTTGTCCATCTCCCTCACCGGCTCAGGTACATAACTGTCCACCGCCTCCATTAACTCCATTACCTGCTTCTCTGCTCCCTCATCCCCCTCCAATGCCTTCAGCGCACTCACCCTCACCACCGGTACATCATCCCCAGGAAACCCATACTGCGTCAATAACTCCCTTACCTCCAACTCCACTAAATCCAATAACTCCTCATCATCCATCATGTCCACCTTGTTCAAACATACCAGCATGTACGGTACCCCTACCTGCCTCGCCAACAATATGTGCTCCCTCGTCTGTGGCATAGGCCCATCCGGCGCACTCACCACCAATATCGCCCCATCCATCTGCGCCGCCCCAGTTATCATGTTCTTTACATAATCCGCATGCCCAGGACAATCCACATGCGCATAATGCCTCTTCTCTGTCTCATACTCCACATGTGCTATGTTTATCGTTATCCCCCTCTCCTTCTCCTCTGGCGCCTTGTCTATCTCCCCAAACGACACATACTTCGCCCTGCCCTGCTTCTCCAATACCTTCGTTATCGCCGCCGTCAACGTCGTCTTACCATGATCCACATGCCCTACCGTACCTATGTTTAAGTGCGGCTTACCCCTCTCAAATCTCGCCTTCGACATCTCTACTTCCCTCCTTAAGTAATGATGAGTTAATTAAACGCCTCCAACCCTTGTCTTTATACCTGGTGAAAGCATTTCTGGAACTTTGATATAGTGAGAGAACTCCATCGTGAAAGAACCTCTCCCTTCAGTCATGGACCTCATGCTCGTAGCATATCCAAACATTTCCGCTAAGGGAACTTCGGCCCTTATAGCCTGCAATCCGCCTCTCGGTTCCGTACCAATTATCTTTCCTCTTCTTGAGCTCAGATCCCCTAGTATGACGCCCATAAATTCCTCGGGAACAACAACCTCCACCTTCATATTAGGCTCGAGTATGACAGGCTTTGCCCTACCTATAGCATCCTTGAAAGCCATCGATGCCGCAATCTTAAATGCAATCTCAGAAGAATCAACTTCATGATATGAACCGTCAATGAGTTCTACACTCAAATCGATTACCGGATATCCGGCTACCACGCCTGTCTCCGTAGCCTCTTTTACTCCCTTTTCTATCGCGGGAATAAACTCTCTAGGGATTACTCCCCCCTTTATGGAATCAATAAACCTAAAACCAGAGTCTCGTTCCAATGGGTCAACCTTGATCTTTACATGACCGTATTGACCGCGACCGCCGGTCTGTCTTATAAATTTACCTTCAGCGACAGACGAAGAGCTGATTGTCTCCTTATAAGCAACTTCAGGTCTTCCGACATTAGCATCCACTTTAAATTCACGCCTTAAACGATCTACTATTATTTCTAGATGAAGCTCACCCATACCAGAGATGATGGTTTGCCCGGTCTCTTCATCGTACTTTACCCTGAAGGACGGATCTTCCAAAGCAAGCTTATGAAGCGAAATACCCAGTTTCTCCTGATCGGCCTTGGTTTTTGGTTCAATCGCGATTGAGATGACAGGTTCAGAAAACTGAAGACTCTCGAGGATTATTGGTTTGTCTTCATCGCAGAGTGTGTCCCCTGTAATTGTATTTTTCAAACCCACGGCGGCTCCAATTCCACCTGAGCCAATTTCCTTGATCTCCTCTCGTTTATTGGCATGCATTCTGAGGAGTCTTCCAATTTTCTCCCTGGTACCCTTTACGGAATTAATCACAATATCACCAGTCACAAGCTTTCCCGAATAAACCCTTAAATAGGTGAGTTGACCCACGAAGGGATCCGTCATTATCTTAAATGCAAGTGCGGAAAAAGGCTCTGTTTCTCTTGGGTGTCTTACCTCAGCCTCGTTTGTCCGTGGGTTAATACCCTCGACCGGAGGCAAATCCAATGGGGAAGGTAAGAAATCTACAATCGCATCAAGTAATAGTTGAACACCCTTATTCTTGAATGCTGCCCCACAGAAAACAGGTATTAATTTTATTTGGATCGTTAGTCTTCTCAGTACCCCTCTGATCTCATCTTCACCGACTTCCTTACCGCTTAAGTATTTTTCCATTATCTCTTCATCATGATCAGCTATAGCCTCAATAACCTGTTCCTTGCCAGCCTCAGCAGCTTGTTCGAGTTCCTGAGGGATATCCACAAACTCATATTTAGCACCCAGAGACTCATTATCCCAAATCGCGAGCTTCATCTTTATCAGATCCACAATTCCCCTAAATTCATCTTTTTTATCTATCCAAGGGATATGTAAGTAAACGGGATTTGCTTTCAGCCTATCCTTTATCTGTTCTATAACGTTAAAAAAATCCGCCCCTACCCTGTCCATTTTATTAACAAATGCGATTCTTGGCACTCTATATCGATCAGCCTGACGCCAAACGGTTTCCGACTGTGGTTCAACACCCCCAACACCATCAAACACAACGACAGCACCGTCCAATACCTTCAAGGAGCGCTCGACCTCAATAGTAAAATCTACGTGTCCCGGCGTATCGATAACATTTATTCTATGATTACTCCAGAAACAAGTCGTGGTAGCAGAAGTAATAGTTATACCCCTTTCCCTCTCCTGCTCCATCCAATCCATCGTAGCTGTCCCCTCGTGAACCTCGCCTAGCTTATAAGTGAGACCCGTATAGTAAAGGATTCGTTCGGTTGTTGTGGTCTTTCCAGCATCAATGTGAGCCACAATCCCTATATTTCTGATCTTATCTATCGTTATTAACACACTCAAATCTCAAATCTCCTTATTATTACCACCTATAATGAGCGAATGCCCTGTTTGCTTCGGCCATCTTGTAAGCATCTTCTTTTTTCTTCATGGCTCCGCCACGTCCTTGAGCGGCGTCCATTATTTCACCGGCGAGTTTTCCGTCCATAGAATTACCTTGTCTGCTCCTGGCGGCATTGATTACCCATCTAATTGAAAGTGACTGACGACGAAAATGATTAACTTCCATTGGAACCTGGTAGGTCGCACCACCTACCCTCCGTGGCCTGACCTCGAGCACAGGTTTAACATTTTCCATCGCACTATGGAAAACTTCCAGTGAATCTTTGCCCATTTTATCTCCAATTATTTCAAGTGCCTTGCAAAATATCTTTTCAGCCTTGCTTTTCTTACCATCATACATAAGGGAGTTTATGAATTTCGAAACCATAACATCCCTAAACTTAGGGTCCGGCTGTATTTTTCTTTTAGAAACTGATCCTTTCCTTGGCATCTCAATGTTTCCTTCTACTTCGGTCTTTTGGCACCATATTTTGAACGGCCCCTTCTCCTGCTCTCCACGCCTGTTGTATCTAACGTGCCTCTTACGATATGGTATCTAACACCTGGTAGGTCTTTCACCCTACCACCCCTGACGAGCACTACAGAGTGTTCCTGGAGTGAATGGCCTTCACCAGGGATATAACCGGTAATCTCTATTCCATTTGTAAGTCTTACCCTAGCTACCTTCCTTAGAGCTGAATTTGGTTTCTTCGGTGTCGTTGTATACACTCTGATACACACGCCCCTTTTCTGAGGGCAATCTTGTAAAGCAGGGGCCTTGCTCTTTTTTCTTGCTTGCTCTCTTCCGTCTCTAACTAACTGGTTAATAGTAGGCATAGTTACACTCGTGATATAAAAAAGTTAAACAAATAATGTACCCAAATAACTATGTTTTTGTCAAATTATTCTCTTAAACTACATTAATCATCCAGGCTACTGGTCCTAATAACATTAATCCTAAGAACACCAAACTCTCAAGACATTATTCTGTTCTTGACAAATGGACCTTATTCGGTTTCGACGGCAGTTAGTTGTCTCATCTGCAGTTTTTTTTCCGCATTTATAACGGTAAGTGGAGAAATGTACCATCCTGCCCTCCACCCTTTTACGCTCGAACTCTTTAACTCCTCGCTCATAACCTTTACCAGTACATAAACATATCCACTTTCATCTATTATCGGATTACCAGTCTTTAGTTCAGGTATTTGTCCACTCTTACATCTCCAACAATTATCGTTCAGCTCAAAGATTTCCACACATACCTTAAATGATATTAGATAATTTGGCGTTTTCCCCTCAAGAGTATCGGTACCCGTGTTCAAATACCATATCTCTGCCATAACAGATTCTCCATTTTTGTAATTATGTTTTTATTTTTCATTTTTTTTCTAAATCAAAGCTCATGTATACCGCAATGCCTTCTTTCCTATATCGGTCCTATAATATATGTCTTCATCATCCATCATTCGAATGGCCTTATAAGCAAGATCTATGGATTCATTCATACTATTCCCAATAGTAGTAACACCTAAAATCCTCCCCCCATTTGATACGATTTTCCCATCTTCGATAGTCGTTCCAGCATGAAATAAAACTACGTTGTCCAGATCTTCTAGAGCCTCGAGACCCTGAAGCTCAATACCCGTCTTATAATCCCCTGGATATCCCTTAGAAGCGATTACCACACAAACCGATGACTCTGGTCTCCATTCGATCTCATATCCATTGAGGTCTCCATCTACAACTGCATTGAGAATGGGAACGATGTCAGATTTCATCCTCATCAGCAGAGGTTGAGTTTCCGGATCACCGAATCTACAATTAAATTCCAAAACAGTTGGCTCTGAATCCTTAATCATCAGTCCAGCATATAGCACTCCTTTATATCTTCTACCTTCTTTATTGAGTGCTCTTATAACCGGAACCATGATTCGTTCCATAATCTTATTATGTAGTTCTTCTGTCACGATAGGAGCGGGTGAATAAGCACCCATTCCCCCGGTATTCGGTCCCTTGTCACCGTCAAAGAGTGCCTTATGATCTTGTGAAGGTTCCAATGGAATTACTGTATCCCCATCAGTAAAAACAAAAAAAGAGACCTCCTCACCCTCAATAAGTTCTTCAATCACAACACTGCCTCCGGCATCACCAAAAATTCTACCCCTCATCATCGAATCTAAGGTATCAATAATCTCATCTTCTGTCTTGCACACCACCACTCCTTTTCCACCCGCAAGACCATCGGCTTTTACTACAAGTGGTGGTTTTACTTCTTTTACCCATTTAACAGCATCACTAAAGTTATTAAATGTTGAAAAAAATGGAGTTGGTATATTGTACTTTCTCATCAGATGTTTTGAGAATACCTTGCTACTTTCAATCAGCGCGGCCTCTTTAGAAGGACCAAAAACCCTGAGTTTCTCGGCATTGAACTTGTCGACTATACCTTGAGCTAAAGGCTGCTCAGGACCAATAATAGTGATATCGATTTCTTCAGCTTTTGAGAACCGTACCAGAGACTCAATGTCCATAGGCTTGATATCGATACACTCTGCGATTTTGGAGATGCCCGCGTTGCCTGGAGCACAATAAATGCGATCAACTAATGGGCTCTGTAATATCTTCCAACATAGTGCGTGCTCCCGCCCGCCCCCTCCTATGACCAAAACTTTCATTCAAAAGCCTCTAACTTATTCGCTTTAGTTTATCTCAAATCAGTGTACCAGATGCTAAGAAATTGAAAGAGGAGAAGAATAAAGATAAATACCGATAAATACTAAAAATGCAAGTCACTCACTCAACTGTTACTACCTTCGCTAGATTCCTCGGCTGATCTATGTCTGTTCCCTTATAAGTAGCAATATAATATGCCAGAAGCTGTAAAGGTATGACAGAAATTATCGGGCTGATATATGTACTACAGTCAGGGATGGTAATAATTCTATCAACGTGTTTGTATATTTCTTCTCCCCCCTCACCGTTAGTCAAAAAAATAACCTTACCCTTTCTTGCCCTGATTTCTTCTAGATTCCCCAATATTTTTTTGTAAAAGATTCCGTACCGTGGTGCTATGAAAACTACGGGAACATTTTCATCTACCAGTGCAATAGGTCCATGCTTCATTTCTCCAGCGGCAAATCCTTCTGCATGTATATATGTAATCTCTTTGAGCTTTAATGCCCCTTCCAATGCGATTGGATAATTAGGACCTCTACCCAAGTAGAGAAAATTATTGTAACCATTGAAAGCTTTGGCCAGTTCTTGTATTTCACCCTCTCTCTTTAATGTTTTTTCGATTAATTGTGGTACAGCTAATGCTTCTTTAATCAAATATCTTCCTGCCCTATCGTTAATCTTTTTCCTCACCCTGCCAAGAAAAATTGCCAGAAGATACATGACCATAAGTTGGGTCGTAAATGCTTTCGTAGAAGCGACACCTATCTCTGGACCCGCATGGGTATAAATCACAAAATTTGATTCCCTCGCGATCTTACTCCTTTCGACATTTGTTATGGCAAGGGTTTTTGCTCCCCTTCTTTTAGCCTCCAACAGGGCTTCAGAAGTATCAGCGGTTTCACCGGACTGCGATACGGCAATTGCAAGGGTATTATGATCCAATACAGGCTCTCTGTAACGAAACTCGGATGACAAATCCGCTTCAACGTGTATATTTGACAAATTCTCTATCATGTATTTACCGGTGAGACACGCATGGTAAGATGTTCCGCAACCAAGGGTGATGATTCTCTTGATATTCTTGAAGACGTCGTGCTCCAATCCTTCAAAAATTACGTCACCTGTTTGTTCAGAAATTCTTCCCCCTATAGTATCGAGTATCGCCCTTGATTGTTCATGGATCTCCTTGAGCATGAAATGTCGATAACCGCATTTCTCTATTGCTACAGGATCCCAATTGATTGTGGAAACATTTCTTTCCACTCCGTTGCCATCAAGGTCGGTTATCCTAACCCCGTTGTTCCCCAATATGGCAAGGTCGCCGTCTTCTAAAAAAATAATTTTATTAGAATAGGGGAGCACGGCTTGAACATCCGAAGCCAAAAAATTCTCATTTTCACCAAGCGCAATTACCAGGGGAGAAAATTTTCTTATGGCGATGATCTTATCGGGTGCCCTCTCTGAGATAACAGCAACAGCATACGAGCCCTCAACCCGCTTGAATGCATTTCTCACTGCATCCTCAAATGGCAAATTATTTCTTGAAAGGTCTTCTATTAGATGGGCAACAACCTCAGTATCCGTTTCCGAATAGAAGTTATAACCCTTTTTAATCAGCTCTTTTTTCAATTCATTGTAATTCTCTATTATGCCATTATGAACTATAGAAACAGAGCCAGAAACATGCGGATGGGCATTTCTCTTGTTTGCCCTACCGTGAGTTGCCCACCTTGTGTGTCCAATACCCAGATTTCCTGAAAGCGAGCTGCCCTTTAACTTATTCTTCAAGTTATTCAGCTTACCTTTGCTCTTAAAAACCTTAGAACTCCCATCTTGCATCACTGCAATGCCAGATGAATCATAACCCCTGTATTCAAGCCTGCTCAGTCCATCCATGAGAACATGAACCGTCTTTTTTTTATCTCCTATATAACCTACTATTCCGCACATAGTCTTATAGTCTCTATTTGTCTTTGGGCTTACGCTTCCAATTCTTGATCGTCACTTGCTTTGCCCGTCCGATTGCCAAGGACTCGGATTCAACATCCTTCGTAATTGTCGATCCGGCACCGGTGGTGGCACCCCTTCCTACCTTAACAGGCGCAACAAGCATAGTGTCGCTCCCTATAAAAGCATCATCCTCAATAATAGTCTGATACTTGTGCAATCCATCATAATTACACGTTATAGTCCCGGCGCCAATATTGACCCGCTTGCCAACAGTCGCATCGCCAACATAGGACAAGTGTTGAACCTTAGAAGAAATCCCGATTCTTGCCTTCTTAATCTCAACAAAGTTACCGATCTTTACGCCATCCATTAGTTCTGAACCTGACCGTAGATGCGCAAACGGGCCTATGATGACATTTGCTCCTATGAGAGCGTTTTCAATGTAAGATGAGAATTTTATCGTTGAGTCATTATTAATTTCGGTGTCTTCAATCCAGACCAACGGTCCTATTTTACATCTCTTCCCTATCTTCGTTTTTCCATAGATAAATGACTGCGGATAGATCACGGTATCTATGCCAATATATACTTGCGGAGAAATATATGTTTGTTCCGGATCGAGTATTGTAACACCCGAAAGCATCAATTTTTCGTTTATTCTCTTTCTCAATAGTTCTTCGGCATGAGAAAGCTCAACCTTGTTGTTAATACCAATAATTTCTTCCTCGACATTAAAGTTAAATCCATTCACTTTTATTCCAGACCTTGAAGCGATGCCGACTATGTCAGTCAAATAAAATTCTTTCTGATTATTTTTTTTGTCAATCTGATCAAGGGCTCTCCATAAGAAACCAGTTTCAACACAATAGATACCAGAATTAATTTCATTCAGACTTCTTTGCTCTGGGGTCGCATCCTTTTCCTCCACAATATCGGTTACCTCGCCCCTGCCATTTCTAATGATTCTTCCGTAGCCATATGGGTTCGTTACCTTTGCGGTAAGTATCGACAGCGGGGATTTACTCTTTTTGTGTGTGTTTATAAATTTGCTGAGTGTTTCATGACGTATCAGTGGAGAATCACCGTACAAGATAACTACAGTCCCATCGTAGCCATCTAGTTCTCGTCTAGATGACATCACCGCATGAGCCGTGCCAAACTGTCTGGATTGACTCACATAACTCAATCGGTCAGATATTAAGGCTTTTTTCACATCGTCAGATCCATACCCCACCACTAAAACTGTTTTTTCCGGGGATATCTTTTTTACTTCCTCAATCACGTAACTGATGATTGGCTGTCCCAATATAGGATGCAGTACCTTTGGGAGGGAGGATTTCATCCTCTTTCCTTTTCCCGCGGTAAGAATTAATGCTACTACATACATGATTGACTTATCTAAACCCTCCCATAGTTATCCTCAAGCCTTACCAAGTCGTCCACCTGTGGGGTTGACACTTCAATTAAATCACTTTCGGCTATAGCGGTCATCCGATGCTTGGTAAGAGGGGTAATTCTTCTTGCATCACCGGGCAGGAGTCTTATTATCTCCGTTGGTTTTCCGACCTCCTCTAACTCGAGTATTATTTCACCGCTGTAAACGTAAATCGTTTCATCCTTTACCTTGTGGTACTGGTAACTCAAGCTGTGATTTTTAT
This genomic interval from Thermodesulfobacteriota bacterium contains the following:
- the rpsG gene encoding 30S ribosomal protein S7 gives rise to the protein MPRKGSVSKRKIQPDPKFRDVMVSKFINSLMYDGKKSKAEKIFCKALEIIGDKMGKDSLEVFHSAMENVKPVLEVRPRRVGGATYQVPMEVNHFRRQSLSIRWVINAARSRQGNSMDGKLAGEIMDAAQGRGGAMKKKEDAYKMAEANRAFAHYRW
- a CDS encoding cupin → MFEATEMAQGEFKRISKPWGYEIWWAITDKYVGKILHVNKNHSLSYQYHKVKDETIYVYSGEIILELEEVGKPTEIIRLLPGDARRITPLTKHRMTAIAESDLIEVSTPQVDDLVRLEDNYGRV
- the glmS gene encoding glutamine--fructose-6-phosphate transaminase (isomerizing), with the protein product MCGIVGYIGDKKKTVHVLMDGLSRLEYRGYDSSGIAVMQDGSSKVFKSKGKLNNLKNKLKGSSLSGNLGIGHTRWATHGRANKRNAHPHVSGSVSIVHNGIIENYNELKKELIKKGYNFYSETDTEVVAHLIEDLSRNNLPFEDAVRNAFKRVEGSYAVAVISERAPDKIIAIRKFSPLVIALGENENFLASDVQAVLPYSNKIIFLEDGDLAILGNNGVRITDLDGNGVERNVSTINWDPVAIEKCGYRHFMLKEIHEQSRAILDTIGGRISEQTGDVIFEGLEHDVFKNIKRIITLGCGTSYHACLTGKYMIENLSNIHVEADLSSEFRYREPVLDHNTLAIAVSQSGETADTSEALLEAKRRGAKTLAITNVERSKIARESNFVIYTHAGPEIGVASTKAFTTQLMVMYLLAIFLGRVRKKINDRAGRYLIKEALAVPQLIEKTLKREGEIQELAKAFNGYNNFLYLGRGPNYPIALEGALKLKEITYIHAEGFAAGEMKHGPIALVDENVPVVFIAPRYGIFYKKILGNLEEIRARKGKVIFLTNGEGGEEIYKHVDRIITIPDCSTYISPIISVIPLQLLAYYIATYKGTDIDQPRNLAKVVTVE
- the tuf gene encoding elongation factor Tu, which produces MSKARFERGKPHLNIGTVGHVDHGKTTLTAAITKVLEKQGRAKYVSFGEIDKAPEEKERGITINIAHVEYETEKRHYAHVDCPGHADYVKNMITGAAQMDGAILVVSAPDGPMPQTREHILLARQVGVPYMLVCLNKVDMMDDEELLDLVELEVRELLTQYGFPGDDVPVVRVSALKALEGDEGAEKQVMELMEAVDSYVPEPVREMDKPYLMAIEDVFTISGRGTVVTGRVERGKIKAGDEVEIVGFTPTRKTVATSLEMFRKILDDAIAGDNVGVLLRGIGKEEVERGQVLAAPGSITPHKRFNAEVYVLKKEEGGRHTPFFPGYRPQFYLRTTDVTGSIKLPEGVEMVMPGDNINMEVELISPVAMEEQVRFAIREGGRTVGAGVVTSII
- the rpsL gene encoding 30S ribosomal protein S12 — its product is MPTINQLVRDGREQARKKSKAPALQDCPQKRGVCIRVYTTTPKKPNSALRKVARVRLTNGIEITGYIPGEGHSLQEHSVVLVRGGRVKDLPGVRYHIVRGTLDTTGVESRRRGRSKYGAKRPK
- the glmU gene encoding bifunctional UDP-N-acetylglucosamine diphosphorylase/glucosamine-1-phosphate N-acetyltransferase GlmU, which translates into the protein MYVVALILTAGKGKRMKSSLPKVLHPILGQPIISYVIEEVKKISPEKTVLVVGYGSDDVKKALISDRLSYVSQSRQFGTAHAVMSSRRELDGYDGTVVILYGDSPLIRHETLSKFINTHKKSKSPLSILTAKVTNPYGYGRIIRNGRGEVTDIVEEKDATPEQRSLNEINSGIYCVETGFLWRALDQIDKKNNQKEFYLTDIVGIASRSGIKVNGFNFNVEEEIIGINNKVELSHAEELLRKRINEKLMLSGVTILDPEQTYISPQVYIGIDTVIYPQSFIYGKTKIGKRCKIGPLVWIEDTEINNDSTIKFSSYIENALIGANVIIGPFAHLRSGSELMDGVKIGNFVEIKKARIGISSKVQHLSYVGDATVGKRVNIGAGTITCNYDGLHKYQTIIEDDAFIGSDTMLVAPVKVGRGATTGAGSTITKDVESESLAIGRAKQVTIKNWKRKPKDK
- the fusA gene encoding elongation factor G; this encodes MSVLITIDKIRNIGIVAHIDAGKTTTTERILYYTGLTYKLGEVHEGTATMDWMEQERERGITITSATTTCFWSNHRINVIDTPGHVDFTIEVERSLKVLDGAVVVFDGVGGVEPQSETVWRQADRYRVPRIAFVNKMDRVGADFFNVIEQIKDRLKANPVYLHIPWIDKKDEFRGIVDLIKMKLAIWDNESLGAKYEFVDIPQELEQAAEAGKEQVIEAIADHDEEIMEKYLSGKEVGEDEIRGVLRRLTIQIKLIPVFCGAAFKNKGVQLLLDAIVDFLPSPLDLPPVEGINPRTNEAEVRHPRETEPFSALAFKIMTDPFVGQLTYLRVYSGKLVTGDIVINSVKGTREKIGRLLRMHANKREEIKEIGSGGIGAAVGLKNTITGDTLCDEDKPIILESLQFSEPVISIAIEPKTKADQEKLGISLHKLALEDPSFRVKYDEETGQTIISGMGELHLEIIVDRLRREFKVDANVGRPEVAYKETISSSSVAEGKFIRQTGGRGQYGHVKIKVDPLERDSGFRFIDSIKGGVIPREFIPAIEKGVKEATETGVVAGYPVIDLSVELIDGSYHEVDSSEIAFKIAASMAFKDAIGRAKPVILEPNMKVEVVVPEEFMGVILGDLSSRRGKIIGTEPRGGLQAIRAEVPLAEMFGYATSMRSMTEGRGSFTMEFSHYIKVPEMLSPGIKTRVGGV
- the purD gene encoding phosphoribosylamine--glycine ligase: MKVLVIGGGGREHALCWKILQSPLVDRIYCAPGNAGISKIAECIDIKPMDIESLVRFSKAEEIDITIIGPEQPLAQGIVDKFNAEKLRVFGPSKEAALIESSKVFSKHLMRKYNIPTPFFSTFNNFSDAVKWVKEVKPPLVVKADGLAGGKGVVVCKTEDEIIDTLDSMMRGRIFGDAGGSVVIEELIEGEEVSFFVFTDGDTVIPLEPSQDHKALFDGDKGPNTGGMGAYSPAPIVTEELHNKIMERIMVPVIRALNKEGRRYKGVLYAGLMIKDSEPTVLEFNCRFGDPETQPLLMRMKSDIVPILNAVVDGDLNGYEIEWRPESSVCVVIASKGYPGDYKTGIELQGLEALEDLDNVVLFHAGTTIEDGKIVSNGGRILGVTTIGNSMNESIDLAYKAIRMMDDEDIYYRTDIGKKALRYT